Sequence from the Gemmatimonadaceae bacterium genome:
TCGCCGAGGACGTAGCGCAGGACACGTGGCTTCGCGCAGTGCGTGCATGGAGTGTGGACGGGGTGCCCGACCGCCCGCTCGGCTGGCTCACGACCGTCGCCGCTCGGCTGTTGAGCAATCATCGCCGGCGGCCGTACACCGACCATCTCGACGCGGCGGCCGAACCTGCCGTCGATGCCGACGACACGATGATCGATGATTCAGAGAATCGTCAATCGATGCTGCACCGTGCGCTCGCGCGTCTGCCGATGCCGCAAAGTCGACTGCTGCACGCATTTCACTTCGAGAAACAACCGGTGGGCGACATCGCCGCCGCCGCGGGATTGACCGAGCGGGCGGTAGAGGGGCGTCTGCGCCGCGCGCGACAGAATCTGCGCCGCGAAGTCGAAGCCGATCTCGCGACCGAACGAGAAGGAGAGAAACGATGACGATCGACGACATGCATTCCCCGAGTCCCGAGTTTCGCGCGAGTCTCGAGCGCGAGGTGCTCGCGGCATATCGAAGCGAAACCTTCGTGCGGAGCGAGCGGCGATATCGCGCGCCCGGGTGGTGGCGCGCCGCCGCGGTCGTGCTGATTTCCATCACGCTCGGCACCACGGCCGGAATCGCTTCAGGCCAGATCCGCGACAGCGCACGGCGCGACTCGCTGCTCGCGTCGGCGCGGGCCGACGCGCAGGTCGCGAAGGTGAAATTCGATCTCGCGAATCAACGCGCGGACGACGCATTGAAGCAGTTCAACTCGGGCGGGCTGATGCACTCGTCGCTGCTCGACGTGCAGGCGGATCGCCGCGCGGCGTTGGCGGCGCTCGTGCGCGCGCAAGACAACATCGACGAGATCACGGCCTCGTCACAGGCGGTGCGTGATGATCTCAGTGCGCCGCTCGTCGGCGGGAAGGACTTCGTCGGCAACCGGCTTCAGCTCGACCTGAGTGCGGCGCACGATCGATTGGCCGCGGCCGAGGAAGCGAAGGACGAAGCCGATCGTCGCGTACGTCTGGGCGCCGCGGCCGAGATCACCGGCCTCGAAGCCGCCGCGCAGCTGGCGCGCGCGCAGGCCGACTTCAACACGCTGGCGGAACGCTACACGCTGCGGCGGGAGTTTCTCGCGAAGGGAACACCGGCCGATCAACTCGCGAGGCGTCTGGCCGAGGCACAGCTCAAGTTCGAGGCGACGGCCGCCCAGCAGTCGTATGAGCTGGCAAAGCAGCGGCTGGACTTGCTCGAGCGGCGGCACGCGTTGGGTTCCGCAGAGGATATCGAGGTGCTCAAGGCGCGCGTGGAGCTTGCGGAACGCCAGCTGGATCTGCAGCGTCTATCGGCGCAGCTGCGCCGGCAAGGCGTGAGCCCACGCGATACCATACCGAAATGACGAAATCTGATCCGCTGGTCCGAGTCCGCGCGATTGCCATGAAACTCCCCGATGTCGAGGAAGGCACGACGTTTGGTTTCCCCGCCTTCAAGGTCGGCGGCAAAACCTTCGCCTGGTTTCCAAAAAAGAAAGAGGTCGAAGCCGGCTCGCTCGGCGTTCGGATGAGTATTCTTGAACGAGAATATCGTATCGGCGCCGAGCCGTCGGTCTATTATGTGACGCCGCATTACAAGGACTATCCGTCGGTGCTCGCGCGCGTCCCCGCGATGCCGGACAAGGCGCTCCGTGAGCTCCTCGAGTCGGGACACGAGTTCATGACCGTGTCGGCGAAATCACGAGCAGGGAAGCGCCCCGCGAAAAAACGCCGCTGACATCTGGCTCAACGACGTCAGCGATTGGCGCGCTCTTTCGCCGCGCGTTCCGCGACTCCCTTGCGGGCATCAGCAACGAATTCCTTGCAGAGCCGCGGATTGACGACCGCGGTATCGCCCACGGCAACGCGCTCGAACAATCGGGATGCGCCCGGATGCGGCGTCAGCAACACATCGCAGGGCAGGCGCTCGAGCGTCGCCAGCCCGCGGGCGAAGTCGGCCAGCGCGTCAGGATACGCGGTGCTCAGCGTGAAATAGAAGCCGTCGGCCGAGACGGCGGTCTGGCTGTCGGCGTACAACACGTTCACGCACTTCGCACCCTCGCACGACCGCCACGTCCAGCTCGTGCCCCCGGGCGTATGCCCCGGCGTGAAATGCGCGGTGAGTGCCAGCGGCCCCACACGAAGCGTCTCCCCGTCGTGAATGACGCGCACGTCATGCACCGGCGGATATGGATTGAGAATGCCGAACTGCGGATCACGCCGATCGGATTCTCCCTGCTCGAGCGTCTTCGCGCTCCACTCGCTTGCGGCAACGCGCGCGCCGGACGCCGCTTGCAGCGCGGCGATTCCACCCGCGTGATCGGAGTGG
This genomic interval carries:
- a CDS encoding sigma-70 family RNA polymerase sigma factor, with protein sequence MGFSDAVCHTIEDTELEMPRAATEDDIRRIYRETIDDLYGFVSRRCDGNRDLAEDVAQDTWLRAVRAWSVDGVPDRPLGWLTTVAARLLSNHRRRPYTDHLDAAAEPAVDADDTMIDDSENRQSMLHRALARLPMPQSRLLHAFHFEKQPVGDIAAAAGLTERAVEGRLRRARQNLRREVEADLATEREGEKR
- a CDS encoding MmcQ/YjbR family DNA-binding protein; the protein is MKLPDVEEGTTFGFPAFKVGGKTFAWFPKKKEVEAGSLGVRMSILEREYRIGAEPSVYYVTPHYKDYPSVLARVPAMPDKALRELLESGHEFMTVSAKSRAGKRPAKKRR
- the bla gene encoding subclass B3 metallo-beta-lactamase → MLSRAVVAALAAAPLANVALSAQVLDTIRVDYPPSRCANCAVWNAPQKPFRIFGNTYYVGPQGLASILITSNRGHVLIDGALPMSAPSIIANIKALGFRVEDVKLILNSHAHSDHAGGIAALQAASGARVAASEWSAKTLEQGESDRRDPQFGILNPYPPVHDVRVIHDGETLRVGPLALTAHFTPGHTPGGTSWTWRSCEGAKCVNVLYADSQTAVSADGFYFTLSTAYPDALADFARGLATLERLPCDVLLTPHPGASRLFERVAVGDTAVVNPRLCKEFVADARKGVAERAAKERANR